Proteins found in one Lentisphaera araneosa HTCC2155 genomic segment:
- a CDS encoding RluA family pseudouridine synthase: protein MEVPEGYTHSWVVDEFNECQRLDRYISQQLPEYSRTFLQKSLKDGAFELVRSGAKINARMSENVIEGDFVHYKMPEEADESTLLPEDIELDIIYEDDDILVVNKPAGMVVHPGAGNYTGTLVNALLGRDLDTFSAMDDGSSRPGIVHRLDKETSGVIIVAKSAKNLDKLSRSFARRDVEKYYVALCRGTIRVGRDTITSHIGRSRSNRQKMENTNDSNRGKEAISHYKVLADNNGATLVKLKIDTGRTHQIRVHMSGINHPVVGDKLYGVRRLDEKESPDRHILHAWRTRIIHPGTQEIMTFTAPLHDDFKSVCDKFGIEFDA, encoded by the coding sequence ATGGAAGTCCCAGAAGGATACACCCACTCGTGGGTAGTAGATGAATTTAATGAATGTCAGCGTTTAGATAGATATATATCTCAACAATTGCCAGAATACTCACGAACATTTTTACAGAAAAGCTTAAAGGATGGTGCTTTTGAGCTCGTGCGCTCTGGTGCCAAAATTAATGCACGTATGTCTGAAAATGTGATTGAAGGTGATTTTGTACATTACAAAATGCCTGAAGAAGCAGATGAAAGCACCTTGTTACCAGAAGATATTGAGCTCGACATTATTTATGAAGATGATGATATTTTAGTGGTTAATAAACCAGCAGGTATGGTCGTGCATCCGGGCGCAGGTAACTACACGGGAACATTAGTCAACGCTTTGCTAGGACGTGATTTAGATACTTTCAGTGCTATGGATGATGGCAGTAGTCGACCAGGGATTGTTCACCGTTTGGATAAAGAAACTTCAGGCGTGATTATTGTTGCGAAAAGCGCAAAAAATCTCGATAAACTAAGTCGTTCCTTTGCGAGGCGTGATGTGGAAAAGTATTACGTTGCTTTATGTCGTGGAACTATTCGCGTTGGCCGAGATACAATCACAAGTCATATTGGCCGTTCGCGTTCGAATAGGCAGAAAATGGAAAATACTAACGATTCAAATCGTGGTAAAGAAGCCATTTCTCATTACAAGGTTTTAGCGGACAATAATGGTGCGACCCTAGTTAAGTTAAAAATTGATACGGGCAGAACCCACCAGATTCGCGTTCACATGTCGGGAATTAATCATCCTGTTGTTGGTGATAAGCTTTATGGTGTGAGACGTTTGGATGAAAAAGAATCACCAGACAGGCACATTCTTCATGCTTGGAGAACGAGAATCATTCACCCTGGGACTCAAGAGATCATGACCTTTACAGCACCTTTGCACGATGATTTTAAAAGTGTGTGCGATAAGTTTGGAATTGAATTCGACGCTTAG
- a CDS encoding 4Fe-4S dicluster domain-containing protein, protein MENRRSLFRGFKNFGSLMRDVVHEHKEQKKELNKNPSAPAEFFRPPGALPEADFLNKCTQCNDCMEACTPGAIYKHFDPNSKANLTPIIAQDVIPCELCEDTPCVTACQEDALVLKEDEKPVIGKVQIYIDNCYSWNGIDPECSACADACPLPEKAIVADSEGRMRVKTALCNGCTLCTHVCPEFHNAIKVVPLTEERTTPQ, encoded by the coding sequence ATGGAAAATCGACGCAGCTTATTTAGAGGTTTTAAAAACTTTGGCTCTCTTATGCGTGATGTTGTTCACGAACATAAAGAACAAAAGAAAGAACTTAATAAAAACCCTAGTGCCCCAGCAGAATTTTTTCGCCCTCCAGGAGCTTTGCCCGAAGCGGACTTTCTCAACAAATGCACCCAATGTAATGATTGTATGGAAGCCTGTACCCCCGGAGCTATCTACAAACACTTTGACCCCAACTCTAAGGCAAACCTCACTCCCATTATCGCACAAGATGTGATTCCTTGTGAACTCTGCGAGGATACTCCATGCGTCACAGCATGCCAGGAAGACGCTCTTGTTTTAAAGGAAGACGAAAAACCCGTTATAGGTAAAGTTCAAATTTATATTGACAACTGTTATTCTTGGAATGGTATTGACCCCGAGTGCTCGGCATGTGCGGATGCTTGTCCACTCCCCGAAAAAGCTATTGTCGCTGACTCAGAAGGCAGGATGAGAGTCAAAACCGCTCTATGCAATGGCTGCACATTGTGCACACATGTCTGTCCAGAGTTTCATAATGCTATAAAAGTCGTCCCCCTCACCGAAGAGCGAACGACTCCTCAGTAA
- a CDS encoding 2Fe-2S iron-sulfur cluster binding domain-containing protein, translating into MIYTIQFSLSKKTIEYDPKANSFFSILDLADKAGVDIRRGCRSGHCGTCSVPLISGSVEHIFGDKMETDCPAHILTCSFKPKSNLIIEA; encoded by the coding sequence ATGATTTATACCATACAGTTTAGTTTATCAAAAAAAACGATCGAATACGACCCAAAAGCTAATAGTTTTTTTTCCATTCTCGACCTTGCTGACAAAGCTGGCGTAGATATCAGACGCGGCTGCCGAAGTGGCCACTGCGGAACCTGTTCTGTCCCTTTAATAAGCGGAAGTGTAGAACATATTTTTGGAGATAAGATGGAAACAGACTGTCCTGCTCATATATTAACATGCTCCTTTAAACCAAAATCTAACTTAATTATTGAAGCCTAA